The genomic stretch AACTATTTTTAGGTTTGGCATTTAGCTGGGCTATTCCAATGGCGTGGGCAGCAGAAGCTGGACATTTACCGATGGAAGTGTGGTTACTGTTTGTGGTTAACGTGATGTGGACGATTGCTTACGATACTCAATATGCGATGGTCGATCGGGATGATGATTTAAAGATTGGGATTAAATCGACCGCAATTTTATTTGGTCGTTTCGATAAGTTAATCATTGGTTTATTGCAGTTGATGACCTTATTGCTGCTGATGGTGCTGGGTAAGTGGGTGCAGTTAGGTGAGAGCTACTATTGGGGAATTCTTGTTGCCGCTGCATGGTTTGTGTATCAACAGCGTTTAATCCAAGATCGCAGTCGAGAGGGCTGTTTTAAAGCATTCTTAAGTAATAACTATGTAGGAATGGTGATCACAGCAGGCATCTTAGTGAGCTTGTTGTAAATGATTAATCAATTAAAATAATCAGGCTATCCGCGATAAAAACGCCGCACATATTGTCATTAATATGCGCGGCATTTTTTATGCTGTTATTTGAGACACTCATGAAGCCGAACCGATGCTGTCAATATTGAGCATAGAGAAAAGTGTCAAAGACCATGGATGGTCTTTTCTCAAGCGCCCATGGATGGGACAGCGTCTTTTCGTCATGCTCACATTGATAGCAGCTTAGCGTGTATTATTTCTTCTTCTGTAACACACTTTCTTGTAGCGTCAGTTGGACTTCTGGCGACAATAACTCACCGAGCAAATCGACTAAAATTTGAGTTTTGTGTTGCTCATCTGGATTGGTGTTTTCAATGTAACCTTGCTGTTTTAAGGTTTGGAAGAAAGAAATAAACACGCCTTTATCGAAAAATTCTGGGGCATTGATGCCATGTAATCGACCTAAACGCTGGGCGATATCTTGGCTCTGTTGCTCTAGAGTGGTTTTGTCGATATCAGGGATCGCCACCAATTGAGTCAGCGCCACAGCATAACGCTGTAGGGTTTCAACAATGGTACGAGACAGTAGAATGAGTGTTTGCACTTGAGTAGTGTTGGTGGCTAACTCGCCATCGGACTCAATAATTAACTGCTGGCGTATTAATTCATCCACCAACTTATTGACCACATCTTGCAACTCTTGCTTGGTATGATGCAAAAATAACTCTGCTTTTAAGAATGGGTAAATCAAAGCAATCGCATGCTGTAATTGGCTGCGGGTAATGTGCTCTTTTTGAATAATCAAATGAGCAATTAACGACGGCAATGCAAACAGATGAATGATGTTATTACGATAAAAGGTCATCAAAATAGATTGCTGACGATCCAGTGAAATGATGTCGCCTTTGCTGTCTTGTTCAACTTGAAATTTATCTAATTTTTCAGCGTGTTGGACTAATTCGGCCGCAGTAGCATTGGGCACGGTCGAGGTCGCGGTGTACGGCACTTTAGTTAACAGTGAGATATAGCAATCAATTTGCCGCTCTAACTTGTGACGAGACAGGGCGCGTTGGTTTGAAGCCAGCAGCGCGGTGGCACATAATGTCAGGGCATTAGTGGCGGCCGCATCATTAATATGAGTCATCATCTTGTTGGCGAGTTTATTGACCACCGGATTCATCCATTGTGGTTTTTGGTCTAATTCCTGTTGATCGTTCTCCGTTTTACTTGACCAACCCGGCACTTGCTCATTTAAGAATTGATTGAGGTTAATTGGCTCACCGAAGTTGACATAACCTTGGCCAAAATTACGCAGTTTGCGAATGGTTTTGAGTACCATGCCGGCATTTTCTTTTTCTTTGCGCTTGCCAGTGAGTTCTTTGGTGTAAGTGGCCACTTCCATCACATGTTCATAACCAATATACACTGGCACCAAAGTCACTGGGCGGTTTAAGCCGCGCAACATGGTTTGAATGGTCATGGCTAACATGCCGGTTTTGGCTTGCAATAGACGACCGGTGCGTGAGCGGCCCCCTTCACAAAAAAATTCAACCGAATAGCCTTTGGTAAATAACTCAGTTAAATATTCACGGAAAATAGTGGAGTACAGCTTGTTGCCTTTAAAGGTTCGACGTATAAAAAAGGCGCCACCATGACGAAATATTGGGCCAGCAGGGAAGAAGTTTAAATTCACACCCGCGGCAATATGTGGCGGGACCATGCCTTCATTATGCAGTACATAAGACAGTAATAAATAATCCATGTGGCTACGATGGCAAGGGACATAAATGATCTCATGGCCATCTTGTGCCAGCTTGCGCACCACCGACATGTTGTTGATATTTAAGCCTTGATACAACTTGTTCCACAACCAACCTAAGAAACGTGCGCCGACCTTGATCAGAGAATAGGAAAAGTCTGCTGCGATTTCATCTAAAATGTCTTTGGCTTGTTTTTGAGCTTTTTCGTGCGAAATGTTTTTTGATTGAGCTTCATCGGCAATCGCTTTTTGAATTGCCGGTGATTGCAATAAGCGATCAAATAACACCTTGCGTTGTGGCAGGCTTGGGCCTGAAGCGGCGAGTTTTTGGCGCGAGAAGTGAATACGAGCCACGCGCGCGAGTTTGTGAGCAATCACTTCGTCGACACCGTGGTTGTCTGCCATGTAGCGCAGAGAAACTACTGGGCTAAAACGGATCAAACAATCACGCCCAGAAGAGACTAATACGCGGGTTTTTTGGCAGGCGCTCATAGCTTGTAAGTAGGACTTTTCGTGACCTTCTTTATCTGGTTTTCGACCCCACAATATTGAAGTAGGCAGAATTTGAATATCGAGTTCAGCATCATGCTGATGGCGCTCTAATAACTCAGAAAATAATAAAACCGATTTTTTTGGCAGAATAGGCTTGGTGCCCATCGCCGTGCCTTTAGCGGTAAGGAAAACAAAACGGTTATATTCTTTACCATTAATCACTAATGGACTGAGCGGATCAGGAAGACCTAATTTTTTGGCTTGAGTCTGCAAAGAGATAAGGTCAATATTAGAATCAAAAGGCAGCACATACACTATCGGCTTGGTTAAGTCGAGTTGCAGTTCTTCTACCGGCTTGGCGGGAATCGTTTTACCTTTCACCATGACAGAAAGGGGCAGCTTGAGAAATGAACGAGAAATCAAGTGTCCATAAGACATAGCGGTGTGAGCCTCAAATATGTATACCCTGTTTGCATGGATATAAGTCTAGTAAATACGCATTAAAAATAGCCAAAAGAAGGCTACCTATGCTCTAAGTTTGGCTATTCTACCTTTTTCAGTGTCATTTGGCTTGTGTTGATCAAACGTGGCTAAAATTAAGTAGGAGAGAGGCCGACTCTTTGGGTAAATAGATCTCGTGAACTGAGTAATAAAAAATCATTATTTATCTGGAGTTATAAAATATTACTGTATATACTCACAGTCAACTGTATAAAAAGACAGGTGGAGTATGAAACCCTTAACCCCTCGTCAGCAACAAATTTTTGAGCTGATTAAAGATAAAATAGACATCACAGGAATGCCGCCTACTCGCGCCGAGATTGCTCGTGAGCTTGGGTTTCGTTCTGCCAATGCTGCTGAAGAGCATTTAAAAGCTTTGGCGCGTAAAAATGTGATTGAAATTATTCCGGGTGCCTCGCGTGGTATTCGGATTATTCAAACCGAAGCTGAATTACTGGAAGAGCAAGGTCTGCCCTTGATTGGACAGGTGGCAGCAGGTGAACCGATCTTGGCGCAAGAGCATGTCGAGAGTCATTACCAAGTTGATCCGAGCATGTTTAAACCACAAGCAGATTTCTTATTACGCGTGCATGGCATGAGTATGAAAGATATTGGTATTGTGGATGGTGATTTGCTTGCGGTTCATAAAACCCAAGATGTACGCGACGGTCAAGTCGTAGTGGCTCGCGTCGATGATGATGTGACTGTTAAGCGTCTCGAGCGTAAAGGTGCCACGGTTTTGTTGCATGCCGAGAATGAAGAATTCAGCCCAATTGAAGTGGATTTAACCCAGCAACAATTGTCGATTGAAGGCATTGCAGTCGGGATTATTCGCAATAATACTTGGATGTAAACCTTACGATTATTCTCATCAGTTAACTTCTCACATAAGAGTTAACTGATGAATTTGTTCACCTTGATTTTAGTCTCCTAACCGCCTAATTTCCTCGTTATCCCATCTCTTTTTTGGCCGTTTTAGTTGTACTTCACCGCTATTTAATTCGTCCAGTGGCAGCGTCTGCTCATCGCATTTTCTGCGTATTCAATGGATCAATGTTTAAATGGAATTGGTATTACATTCCTTCGCCAATCTCACTTGAATGGCCTCTTGTTCGAACGCTCTAAATTCGGAACCTTAAAATCACTTGGGTATATATGCCGTATTTATTCTTCATCAATAGCGCGATTGGTATAAACTAGCCACTCATAAAAAGAGGGTTTTTCGTGATCAAGCAACTCCAACATATTCTGTCGCAACGCTCCATTCATCAGCAGGTGTTAGTGCTCGCTATTCCTATGGTGCTGTCAAACATTACCGTTCCATTACTTGGTTTAGTCGATGCGGCGGTGATTGGTCATCTTGATCGATCTTGGTATTTAGGTGGCGTCGCATTAGGCAGCACTATGATCAGTGTGACCTTTTGGTTGCTTGGCTTTCTTCGTATGGCGACCACCGGTCTTACCGCGCAAGCTCAAGGTGAGCAAAACCAAGAAAAATTAGCCCAAGTTTGGTTGCAAGGTATGCTGGTCGCTTTGCTATTGGCGGGGGTGTTTTTATTACTCCATTCGCCGATCGCCGATCTGATTTTTTCTTTCAGTCATGCCAGTGAAGAAGTGAAGCATTATGGCATGCAGTATTTTTCTATTCGGGTGTGGAGTGCGCCAGCCGCTTTAGCTAATTTTGTTATTTTAGGTTGGCTGCTCGGAACTCAAAATGCTAAGGCTCCAATGTGGCTGGTGATCACCATTAATGTTGCCAATATTGCACTAGATGTGTTGTTTGTCTTGGTGTTTGATTGGAAGGTGGCGGGC from Vibrio algicola encodes the following:
- the lexA gene encoding transcriptional repressor LexA; the encoded protein is MKPLTPRQQQIFELIKDKIDITGMPPTRAEIARELGFRSANAAEEHLKALARKNVIEIIPGASRGIRIIQTEAELLEEQGLPLIGQVAAGEPILAQEHVESHYQVDPSMFKPQADFLLRVHGMSMKDIGIVDGDLLAVHKTQDVRDGQVVVARVDDDVTVKRLERKGATVLLHAENEEFSPIEVDLTQQQLSIEGIAVGIIRNNTWM
- the plsB gene encoding glycerol-3-phosphate 1-O-acyltransferase PlsB, which translates into the protein MSYGHLISRSFLKLPLSVMVKGKTIPAKPVEELQLDLTKPIVYVLPFDSNIDLISLQTQAKKLGLPDPLSPLVINGKEYNRFVFLTAKGTAMGTKPILPKKSVLLFSELLERHQHDAELDIQILPTSILWGRKPDKEGHEKSYLQAMSACQKTRVLVSSGRDCLIRFSPVVSLRYMADNHGVDEVIAHKLARVARIHFSRQKLAASGPSLPQRKVLFDRLLQSPAIQKAIADEAQSKNISHEKAQKQAKDILDEIAADFSYSLIKVGARFLGWLWNKLYQGLNINNMSVVRKLAQDGHEIIYVPCHRSHMDYLLLSYVLHNEGMVPPHIAAGVNLNFFPAGPIFRHGGAFFIRRTFKGNKLYSTIFREYLTELFTKGYSVEFFCEGGRSRTGRLLQAKTGMLAMTIQTMLRGLNRPVTLVPVYIGYEHVMEVATYTKELTGKRKEKENAGMVLKTIRKLRNFGQGYVNFGEPINLNQFLNEQVPGWSSKTENDQQELDQKPQWMNPVVNKLANKMMTHINDAAATNALTLCATALLASNQRALSRHKLERQIDCYISLLTKVPYTATSTVPNATAAELVQHAEKLDKFQVEQDSKGDIISLDRQQSILMTFYRNNIIHLFALPSLIAHLIIQKEHITRSQLQHAIALIYPFLKAELFLHHTKQELQDVVNKLVDELIRQQLIIESDGELATNTTQVQTLILLSRTIVETLQRYAVALTQLVAIPDIDKTTLEQQSQDIAQRLGRLHGINAPEFFDKGVFISFFQTLKQQGYIENTNPDEQHKTQILVDLLGELLSPEVQLTLQESVLQKKK
- the ubiA gene encoding 4-hydroxybenzoate octaprenyltransferase, with the translated sequence MNMTKARAFWQLTRMNRPIGSLLLMWPTLWALLLAGGGVPQWHVVLVFVLGVFFMRSAGCVINDYADRKYDGHVKRTKDRPIPSGLVSPKEALVLFFVLVIVSFLLVLSMNRLTIELSLVGVVLAFIYPFMKRFTHVPQLFLGLAFSWAIPMAWAAEAGHLPMEVWLLFVVNVMWTIAYDTQYAMVDRDDDLKIGIKSTAILFGRFDKLIIGLLQLMTLLLLMVLGKWVQLGESYYWGILVAAAWFVYQQRLIQDRSREGCFKAFLSNNYVGMVITAGILVSLL